The Bradysia coprophila strain Holo2 unplaced genomic scaffold, BU_Bcop_v1 contig_151, whole genome shotgun sequence genome contains a region encoding:
- the LOC119074576 gene encoding ATP-binding cassette sub-family B member 10, mitochondrial produces MLLIVKPSIRVHQLMSCIRGISLNPSSRHLLQPNRTYTTTKLNRNSINKIANLFHGKHRLVTLITKRFTTTNIKNAAQQVAKENARPKGSDFYRLLLLARKEKLVFLAAMGCLLVSSSITMGVPYSIGRILDIIFTEQVAKEKLKEFCAILVGIFVVGGFANFGRIYLMNGAALRIIKEVRAKVYRTMINQEAGWFDTKGTGELVNRLSNDTYIIGNSFSQNLSDGLRSIVTICAGTSMMVYTSPELAMVSMGIVPCVAGLAIVYGRYVRNITRQILDKYAEIMKTGEERLNNIKTVKMFCKEEYENQLFDSQLVDALKLGYKDVLARATFYGLTGFTGNIIIISVLFYGGSLVTDNSITIGALTSFILYSGYTALSLGGLGNFYTEMNKGVGAATRIWEIIDRRYEIPVEGGVTFAERPIGKIQFKDVTFSFPARPTNPVINNMSLTLQPRTVTAIVGRSGSGKTTIATLLLRLYDPQSGSVTLDGTDLKTLNPTWLRSHIGAVNQEPILFSGTIRDNILYGLNADEEINEEHFQRVIREAHVDEFAKQLPNGLETMVGQRGMMLSGGQKQRVAIARALIRNPSILILDEATSALDAVSESLVQNSIENLSQGRTVLTIAHRLSTIRNAQNICVLDGGRVAEFGPYEELIAIENGVFKNLVQNQTFDTPTSVAESVPSESDSKT; encoded by the exons ATGTTACTGATAGTCAAACCATCAATACGAGTGCATCAACTAATGTCATGCATTCGTGGAATTTCACTGAATCCTTCTTCGAGGCATCTCTTGCAACCGAACCGTACTTACACAACCACCAAATTGAATCGCAATTCCATCAATAAAATAGCCAACCTGTTCCATGGGAAACATCGGCTGGTAACACTAATTACGAAACGCTTTACGACGACAAACATCAAAAATGCTGCTCAACAAGTTGCCAAAGAAAATGCTCGACCCAAAGGATCCGATTTCTATCGACTGCTCTTATTGGCTAGGAAAGAGAAATTGGTGTTTCTGGCTGCGATGGGATGTCTGCTGGTGTCATCTTCCATCACTATGGGTGTTCCATATTCGATCGGGAGAATTCTTGACATAATATTTACGGAGCAAGTGGCTAAGGAGAAACTGAAAGAGTTCTGTGCCATTTTGGTTGGAATATTTGTGGTGGGCGGTTTCGCTAACTTTGGACGCATTTACCTGATGAATGGTGCTG CCCTTCGCATAATAAAGGAAGTCCGTGCTAAGGTCTATCGAACAATGATAAACCAGGAAGCCGGCTGGTTCGACACTAAAG GCACCGGAGAATTGGTTAACCGATTGTCCAACGACACCTATATCATTGGCAATTCGTTCAGTCAAAATCTATCTGACGGTCTGCGGTCGATTGTAACAATTTGTGCTGGTACATCGATGATGGTTTATACGTCGCCCGAGCTGGCAATGGTGAGCATGGGAATAGTGCCTTGTGTTGCCGGTTTGGCCATTGTGTACGGACGATATGTGCGAAACATCACCCGACAGATTTTGGACAAATACGCGGAAATTATGAAAACGGGCGAGGAACGACTGAACAACATCAAAACGGTGAAAATGTTCTGCAAGGAGGAGTACGAGAATCAACTGTTCGATAGTCAATTGGTTGACGCACTAAAACTGGGGTATAAGGACGTTTTGGCACGGGCTACTTTTTACGGATTG ACAGGGTTTACGGgaaacatcatcatcatatcaGTGCTGTTTTACGGCGGATCCTTAGTTACAGACAACAGTATTACCATTGGCGCTCTTACCTCATTCATTCTCTATTCGGGCTACACCGCATTGTCGTTGGGTGGTTTGGGAAACTTCTACACCGAAATGAATAAAGGAGTTGGTGCTGCTACCCGTATCTGGGAGATTATCGATCGTCGTTACGAAATACCAGTGGAAGGTGGAGTAACATTTGCCGAGCGACCCATCG gtaaaattcaattcaaggACGTGACATTCAGTTTTCCAGCAAGACCAACCAACCCCGTTATAAATAACATGTCATTGACACTTCAACCGCGCACAGTTACGGCA ATCGTGGGTCGAAGTGGTTCTGGCAAAACAACCATAGCCACGCTTCTCTTACGTTTATACGATCCACAATCCGGATCAGTAACGCTGGATGGAACGGACCTCAAAACACTCAATCCAACGTGGTTGCGTAGTCATATCGGTGCGGTTAACCAGGAACCGATTCTGTTCAGCGGCACAATTCGTGACAATATTCTCTACGGATTGAATGCGGATGAGGAAATCAACGAAGAGCATTTTCAGCGTGTCATCAGAGAAGCGCACGTTGATGAATTCGCAAAACAATTACCTAATGGCTTGGAAACCATGGTCGGCCAGCGTGGCATGATGTTGAGTGGTGGCCAGAAACAGAGGGTTGCAATAGCAAGAGCACTGATCAGA AATCCATCAATTCTCATCCTCGACGAAGCTACCTCAGCCCTAGATGCAGTATCCGAATCGTTGGTTCAAAATTCGATTGAAAACCTGTCTCAGGGACGAACAGTTCTGACGATCGCTCACCGACTGAGTACAATACGGAATGcgcaaaatatttgtgtgttGGATGGCGGACGTGTCGCTGAATTCGGGCCATATGAGGAGTTGATAGCAATTGAGAATGGGGTTTTTAAGAACTTAGTACAAAATCAAACTTTCGATACACCGACCAGTGTAGCTGAATCTGTTCCAAGCGAATCCGATTCCAAGACATAG